The nucleotide window GCTGGCCGGGATCACGAGGGTTTCTACTGGATCCGCGGGCGCGTCGATGATGTCGTCAACGTTAGCGGCCATCGGTTGTCGACGGCAGAGATCGAGGCAgccctgctcgagcaccCGGCCATCGCGGAGGCGGCTGTGGTCGGTGTGGCTGACGAGCTCACGGGTCAGGCGGTCAATGCCTTTGTCTCTATCAAGGATGGCAACGAGGCGTCGGACGCCCTACGCAAGGACTTTATCCTGCAGGTCCGCCGCAGCATCGGGCCGTTTGCCGCGCCCAAGGCCGTCTACATCATCCCCGACCTTCCCAAGACGCGCAGCGGCAAGATTATGCGCCGTATTCTGAGGaaggtcctggccggcgaggaggaccagCTTGGCGACATGAGCACGGTATGTTTATGCTTCAAAATCCATCTTGCTGCTTTGATCAGAGACTAACATGATGCTAGCTCAGCAACCCCGGTGTCGTGGACAAGGTTATCGAGGTGGTGCACGAGGCCAGGAAGAAATAATGCATGGGCGTTTGGCACTGGTTGGGGGAggttggcggtgggggggagAGGTGTACCAAGAGGGTTTTTTATACCACGGTCATGGGGGTGTTTTTCTGGGGAGGCGTGCATGGCTACCGATGATTTTTGGGGACAGTTGGTTAATTCCGCATCCAGTTTGCGCGTCAGATCGCTCTTCTGAATTTGATATCCACAGGTTTGAACCAGCATACATGATCGAGTTTAGAATTTGTTCTTAGGGTGGCACCCCTTCGAGTACGTGGCACACTACAATCCCATGCCGGAGCACTCCGCACTCGATGTGCGCGCCGCCACACAGCCTTGTCCTTCGAATAAGGCGACCATATGATGCCTCCCACATTGGCACTGCGGCGTAGCAAAGCCATTGATCTGGACTAGAAGTTATGAAGTTGGGACATGTTGGATACGTCgacgctcgctcgctcgctcatTCGCTCGGCGCCCCTCTCTTTACGGACCGAGATCGAGTCATGCCTGTGCCGCGTCGTCCGGGTGGCAGCGCTTGGTTGTGGCGGAGCATCTCGTCTTTTGGTgcaggaggggggggttcctCTCCATCCACTGATCgcgttctcctcctcgcgtcGGTTCCCCACGCACGCATGTCCCGGCCTCCACGCCGTGCCATCACGGCGCCCCAACGAAACGCAACGATCGCTTTGGCCCCGCCGGGTTCCAGCGCCGGGTTCCAGGGATGATGCCGCTGGGCCCCGCGGAGGGGACTTACGGCCAAGTTCACCCCTGCCTTGTTTGACAAGGACGAGGGCTTCGTCACCGGCCGTGGCCTCGGGAGGAGGGATGATGGCGGggttgatggtgatggcaCATTCGTGGGGGTTCCCCATGTCCAGTATCATCAAGTACCTAGGTGCCTACTAGAGGTTTGTTTTTTCCCACGGGCTACCACCTGAGCTTCTTTGCGCCTCTGCTACGTTTTCTGCCCTCAAGGCCCTTGCCGCCcaggatggggggggggggggtcgtgGGCAGCTTGGCTCGTTTCTCAAGCGTGGCTTTCCtgtgcccgtgcccgtgccgtcctcaggaggaggaagaaccAACGAAAATCCTTCGGTCGTTAGCGGATGGGTTGCCAGCGGATGGGACGTAAGGCCGTGCTTCAGCGTGAAGCACCGCGTTGAGCGGaccggcaccggccggcTTGAGCGGCGTTGGACAAGAAACTCCGTTGCCTGTTGGGCCAGGTTCCTAGGTCCCAACGGGATAGAACCCGGTGCCCGGGCGCCCCTCCCAAGCCTCCTCCATCCAGCCTTGCGCGGGATGATAGTGCCAAGGAAGCCGAGAGCTCACCCATGGTGACGGCGTTCCTGGGACAGAGACGACTTATTGGCCATGTCCATTTGTGGTCACATTCCGCCGTTCGCAGATTGTTTGCCGTTGACATCGACAGCATCGATCTACGGAGGGGCTGGGTGGAAGCCGCTGGTTATCGTGGATGCGGTTGGGTCAcaaggcgtcggcggtgggtAGGTTGCCCGTATTGATCGGTAAAAAGGCTCGGTGCTTACTGGCATCAAGGGACGCGTCAtgctttcttctttctcGGGCATCGCATCCAAGATGGGTTGGAAGGTCTGCTGCTCCGCCTCAGCGATGCATAGCTTGGGCGTGGTAGGCTGCTCTGATGGTGCCTTGGAGCCACTTCCAAGTTTTCGATCGGAAGTTTCAGAAAAAAAGACATCGGATGGGCATTTGGACCGAGACTGTTCGGTTTTGTCCTGCTCCCTGCGGCTCAAGTTCTCCAGGTATTGGCTCTACGCTATGAAGTTTACACGAGTATTGGCGAGTTTCCTGAATGGAAGCTCTGCGAGTTTTACATCTGCCGCGTACATGCCTGGCGCTTCCTTGTTGACGTGTGAAAGCGGGCGAGCTGATTGATGCAAGACCAGAGTAACAATCCTCGCGGAGTCCCGTAACGTACGGTACAGTGATGGGTTCCTCTCTGCTCGTTGGATGCAGGATCAGGCACATCACCGATGAAACGGGAGGCTGGCAATCGTAAGGTACGTATGGGTATAACCGTCCGGAACAACTCGTTCGGCACCCCCTCCCCGATCCGCGAGATAAACTTAGTAACACAGCATGAGAGCTCATACAGTGTGAATGGTTTCGGGGCAATGCGGTGCTGCGCTGGCAGTAACTACATACCTTAGTGTACGGTGGTACACTATAGTATGCAGCTGACCCAGCGGCCACCTACCTGTGTGTGAAGAGAAGACTTGCATGCAGGCCTggttgctgcggctgcgggcATTCCTCGTCATCCGGTGGGCGCTGCGCGGTGCCCAGCCTCCACCAACCCTTCAGACCGACCCGAATGAGGAATCACTGTTCTTGGCTCGAAAATACACAGTAGGTCCCATCTCAGCCTGTCGTCAGCCAAGCCTGATTGCCACTTCTAGAAACCAATGTCGACCTGgcggtcggccagcttctcgtTGCCTTCGTCATGGTTGGACCGGAAAGAAAAGAATTCCGTTGAAGGCGTTGAATTGCAAGGGCCGGCCTGGCGACAGGGAGTTGCTCAGATTTGGTTTGGGGTGAGATTCTGAAACCGAGACAGGGGGGGCCCGAGAGAACTTGGCGACATTTCGGACGGCCTGGGGGGTCCCGAGGGCCCAACTGGTCTCCTGGTGCTGCTCATAGTGTCCTGCTTCCTCCATATTCCCTTTCTGGTTGAGGGCATGTTCGAATTGTATGGACGGGCAAGCAGCATCCATGTGTGTTTAGAGTTGTGGGAATCGGGAGAGCGGTTGAGGTCATGGTTCTTCAGGTTTGAGAATCCTGGAAGAAACCGACAATGATTTGATTTGCCATGTGGAAACAAaacgagggcggcgcgaaCGTTGGCCCGCTCGGTAATCAGTGTCAGACGAACAGGAAAGAGGAAAGGCTCGCTTCTGAGGGACCCTGCCCCGGCGGACGGCTGACGAAAGCCTTACCTTACCCCGGGCCCACCTGCGTCACTCGCCACGACCAAACAGTTCGCACGGTGGACCCCAGGTCGAGCCTTGGCGGGACCTTtttggcgctggcgccggcagGTGGGAAGCCCCAcaagccccagcccccgTCCAATGCACGCCTGCCGCCCGTCTCTGTGCTCTCCCTCTCGGGCCATCCCATCGAGTGAGAGGCCAATCCGCCACACCCTCACCCACGCCCGAACCCACCACCCGACAAAACACTCTGCACTGCCACCAAATCTTCTtgcttttcttctttctcgcTTTCCCTCGTTCTCTTCTAAGCGCGAGTCGCCAGCCTGGTtctgtccttcttcttctcccttgGGAAAGCCCCAgcctttctctttttttttgcgaCCCCCCTCAAACCCAGAGCACGCGCAAGAAACCAAGCCGAAGCGACGTCGATCGTTGACCGACCCCGAcaccaccgacgacggcgagtCCCAGTACCTTTGAGTCGCAACCTATTGAGCAATCAGTTCCTTTCGCACCCGATCCATCTTCCTtcacgcccgccggcccggctccTCTTCGATCGACTTTCACCCGGGGCATGCGAAGCGCAGCGTTGCAATAGAATTATGATTCTCAGCaaggccctcgcggccgtcttgacaGCTGCTGGCTGGTTTGTACAGGATGCGATAGGTGTGCCATGAGTCCGAACCCGGCCGGTCAACCATAGGCTGCGGTGCTGACCGAACCCCGCAGCGCACTCCGTAAAGCGGAACCCTctctcggcggtggccacgATTGAAAATGCCATCATTAATACCCCGTCCCACCGAGTCCACTCCGACTCGTCCTTTGACGTCCGCTTCGTGCTGTCGACCACCAAGCAGGAAatccgcctcgagctccagcCCAACCGGGACCTGTTCAGCGATGACGCCACGATACAGatcatggccgccgacggcactGTTCGTCGAGCCGTGCCGGTGAACAGAAGAGACCATCGTGTGTTCCGGGGCGACAGCTTTGTCCGCCGGGAGGGCAGCTCGGACTGGCACCATGCCGGTTGGGCCCGGATCAACATGCACCGCGATGGGCCCAACCCCGTGTTTGACGGCGTCTTCACCATCGACCACAATCACCACCACGTCCAGACCAAGGCCACGTACCAGCAGACGTCGGTCGACGGAGATCCCGACTTGgacgacggcaacgccgccgacgagtaCATGGTCGTGTGGCGGGACACGGACATTCAACCCACCGCCCACCACGACGACCTGAAGCGCGACCTGGGCAGAAGCCATGCGACGTGTGCCTCGGACAACCTCTTGTACAACaggaacggcggcgacaacgtTTTCTACCggagcctcgaggaggccaccCAGGACACGTCCGCCTGGCAGATTAGCCCCAGGGCCCTGTTCGGCCGCCAGTCCGACATgagcggcggcaacggcgctgGTGTGAACCTGGCCGACTCGATCGGCTCGACGCAGGGCTGCCCGTCCACGAGGAAGGTTGCCCTCATCGGCGTCGCTACCGATTGCACCTAtaccgccgccctcgggtcCGATGAAGCCGTCCAACAGAACGTCATCCAGCTCGTTAACGCGGCCTCGCAACTCTACGAAAGCACCTTCAACATCTCCCTAGCCATCCAGAACCTAACAATCAGCGAAAAGGGGTGCCCCAGTTCGCCCCCGGCATCCGCCCCGTGGAACCGACCCTGCAGCGACGACTTTGGCATCGAGAGCCGCCTCAGCACCTTCTCCAAGTGGCGTGGTCAGTGGCAAGACACCAACGCCTTCTGGACCCTGCTCTCGACCTGCCCCAGCGGTCCCGCCGTCGGTCTGGcttggctcggcgccgtttGCCAGGAGGGCTCCTCGACCCGCGGCAACGagacgagcgccgccgccaacgtggTCATCCGAACCTCGACCGAGTGGCTCGTGTTTGCCCACGAGACTGGCCACACTTTCGGCGCCGTGCACGACTGCGACTCTGAAAGCTGCGGCGATGGGAGCGTCCAGCGCCAGGAGTGCTGCCCGCTGAGCTCAACCCCGGGCTCCTGCGATGCCAAGGCCCAGTTTATCATGAACCCGTCGACGGGTAATGGCATCACGAAGTTCTCGCCCTGCAGCATCGGTAACATCTGCAgcttcctcggccgcagCCCCAGCCGTACCAAGTGCCTGTCGGACAACAAGGGCGTCACCACCTTTACCGGAAGTCAATGCGGCAACGGCAttgtcgagcgcggcgaggactGCGATTGCGGCGGAGACGCCGGCTGCGCCAACAACCCGTGCTGCGACCCCAACACGTGCAAGTACACGGCCGGCAGCGTCTGCGACCCGTCCAACGAGGAGTGCTGCACCGACCAGTGCACCTTCATGACCAACGGCACAGTCTGCCGCGCCAGCACGGGCCTGTGCGACCCGGAAGAAACCTGCaccggcacctcggccggctgtCCCGCCGACATCAACGCCCCCGACGGCCAGTCGTGCGGCAACGGCCTCACATGTGCATCGGGCCGCTGCACCTCGCGCGACCAGCAGTGCAAGACCTTCATCGGCAAGGACGCCACGACGTGCTCGTCTTCGGGTTGTGTGCTCTCGTGCCACTCGACCGAGCTGGGCCCCAATCAGTGCTACGTCCTGAGGCAATACTTCTTGGACGGCACCCCCTGCGAGGGCGGTGGCAAATGCTTCAACGGCAACTGCCAGGGCGTCTCGCTCTCCCAGCAAATCCTCGACTGGATCAACGACAACAAGCAGATCGCCATACCCGTCATttgcgtcgtcggcggccttaTTCTGATCGCCCTCATCAGCTGCGTCTGGAGCTGTCTCACCCGCGCCTGTCGCCGCAGGTCCCGAGCTTCGAGGCCGCCCCCGCTCCGGCGCAACTCCGGCTggggcgctgccgcggcgtACTTTGGGCCGGGCACCACCCCGCCGATACGGCCCGGTCCTGCGTACGCACCACTCCCTACCCCTCCACATGGCGGCATGGGTATGGGTGACCCTTATCAGCCGTTTCctgcgggaggggggagatgGGAGCCTATGCGCCAGCGGAGCTTCCGGTACGCGTAAGCACGACGACCAACTGATGATGCCTGCGCGTTTGCTTGCTtcgaagaaaaaaaacacaaaatCGCATATCCGCTGGCGGGCCTTTGATTTATTTTGCATTGGGCCTGGCTTTTGCTGCCTATACCCCACAGCCATCTGTCTGTTGCGGCTTTGCTGGGCCTTGACTTgggcccggcagcggcagagATGATGTACACCATCGGATCGAATACCAACTAGGAGGGGCATGGTCGGATAGGGTTCGGAACATGGCACATTCTCTGACGCGCATACACGCTTGCGCATATGGATTTTGCATAGCCGGCGTTTGGGGGTTCTTTGATTCTTTTCTTAGGTCTGGTTTCCTAGCGGATGGGTTTGGTGGGATGGGATCCTTGGAGGTTTCGTAATTTCATCACTTTGCTCACCTGGGTTATTATATACATATGTTTATTATGTATTATTTGATGCTTGATGAACCATTTTTTTCCTTTAACGAGATCTCTGGTCTGCCATTGCGTGATATTTGGCTCCCCTGGAAGAAGGCTGTATAAATCTCACGATCCACTACTATCTCGTCAAGGCCTCTTCAGCCATTCTAGACAAAACAACTCCCTGCATAGAATGAGTGCGTTGCACACACATCTAGGTGCCGCCATCTCGCTTCCCTCCCCAGCccttccccatcctcccctcccaacATCTGGAACCGGTGGCTCTCGGATATGAGCAAAGCTTTGGACAGGGCCCCGCTACGAGGGTAAGTTTGAACTTCATCATCCTGAGCCCCCTCCCTTACTCTCTTCGCTAAGAGGTTAACCGacccctcttctccttctctttCTCCCCTTGACGCTCAAAGACCGTAAACGAGCGAAATAAAGATGCTGCAAGCTTGCTTCATCGCTGTTGTTTCTGCATGGGGATTCCTGTTCTGACCCCGTTGATCCCGCCTCCCCTTTGCTAGAGGGTTCTTCATAGTAATAATAGCAGTTGGAGAGAAAGCAGGAGTAATCATGACAGGTTCTGCCAATGCCGTGCCGTGCCGTGGAAGTCGTCActggtgccgtcgtcgtagTCCAGGGGGCCACGGATGACGCGGTTGCTGTCCTTGCTCCGAGATCCCCAGATCGCCGCTTTGTCTGAACCGAAACGAACCGCCAAGTCCTCGGCGGGTCCTGTGCTCGTACCAGCCCGTGTCCTCGTCTCCGTCGGAGCCGTCGCTGGGATCCCTTCATGCTCGTTCCCGAAACCTCCGCGACGGTAGCAGAGGCTCACGGGCAACATGACCGACGGGTTGCGTGATGTGGAGAAGGCCCATCAAGGAAACGGCACGGGAGACAGCTGGAAAACGGTCGAAACCTTATACTTCCCCAGACGGGTCGCTGGCAAATCGGGGACCTTGCCGTTTGCttgccgcctccctcgcgcGGCGGGACTGGGGGCTGGAGGGAAGAGCAGGGCCGTTGCCCGGtctctcgtcctcgttgtAGCCGCACAGCTGCTTCATGAAATGcaagcgggcggcggtgatgctctagagacagagagagagaaggagagaggggggcgggttAGATAGGTAAGCGACCGACAAACGCGCGGGGTGCGGCGCCCGACTCGGAACTCACCAGGCCGGTGGATAGGGCATGcatctcgagcagctcgggaTTGTCGAGGAAAGCGATGGCTTGTTGCCGGGTCTCGGCCATGTAAAAGTCCTCCTTCTCAGCGCTGGAGCCAAGGGGGGTGGGAgtagggggggaggggatgtCAGCGAAAGGCTCCTCAGAGATGCTCGGCTGGTTTCATCATTGCTCATCAACGTCGGGATCTTACCGGCCGCTTCCAAGACGCAGCAGAGTGCTGCGCTCAGCCAAATTCCCATCGCCTAAgacgtcatcctcgtcgtaTGGATCCTTTCCCCGGGCCTGTCGGTGTCTCATATGGGGCGTGATGCTGTCATCGTCGGCCAACGAGGATGATGCGTATGCCGAGGAGAACCTGGACATGCTGAACTGAGACCTTGTTGCGGGGCTGGCATGGTAGCCGTGCTGCAAGCCCGAGTGGCCGGGTCCCGTCGACATGGCGAGTAGGTATGATTGAAACACCGAGCCGAGCTGAGCCTGTTCTGGCTGCTGGGATACTAGGTTTGTGTGGTTGAAGGAGGAAGCGAGTGAGATGGAGGTGATGGACGTGCAGCTGGAGTATCGGAACAGATGTGTAACGTATCGTATTATACAGTACATGCATTACAGCGCTTGCAGACGGCGGCATACCAGACACAACCCGTTCCCCGCAACGGGATGCCCTGATCAAGAGACAAGCCATGCATAAATCTACAACAGGGTCTGTCATCTAATAACCGGCTGCTATACTTACGCGGATGAGTAGAGTCATCACAACCACCTCGCATGTTCCCGGTTTGAACTGAAATTCAAAACCTAGCTGGTCCCTATGGCCTCTGTCAGGGCGAGGGATCATCGCTCCCAGTGACTGATCCTATGATCTCACCTCTGCCAACCAGCCGTCCATAGGTTTCAGGACACATTACCACCCCTTCCCTTTAACTttccaccgccagcgccttcACACCAACCAGCTTcgcccccttccctttcccCTCGGTCGTCACGACAAAGTACTCCACCCGCACACGGTCGCGCACGACCCTGTACACCCTCACGTCGTTGCCTTCGCCGGCCTCCCGCACGGCGTCCACAATGACGTTGTACTGGCCGTGCGCATCCcagtcggccgggtcgaggatCTCAACCTCGGCGTGCTCCGGGTCCCAGTGCTCGATCAGCTGGGCAAACTCGACTGTGcacaggaaaaaaaagaggaccAGTTAGCACGTCGAGCAGGGGAATGACGATGGATGCATGGCACGCGAGGCATGAGGTCGAATCCGCCATGGCAGAACCATCCCAGACCTCCAGAAACCAGGCGGGGCAATCAAGCGTTGTAGAGGCAAAGTCAACTCACCCTCATCAGGCAGCCCTTTCCCGGTCTCATCCCACGCCAGCGCCACGGCTTCAAACGGCTCGTCCGCATCGCTCACATACACCGCATCCGGCTTCTCGCACACGCGTGCCAACAGCTTGGGCACCTCCACGCCCTCTTGCGTCGTGCGGAACGACTTCTTGTTGCCCACcgctccctccgccgccgctgacacggaggtggaggaggtcgaggtcaGGGGCTCGTTGGCCTTGGTGAGGAAGGCGAGATAATCTTGGtcggaggtggaggtggccATTGTGTTCTCGTGGTTCGATGTGCTAGTATTGTTCGTAGGTGGAGCGGCGCTTGTCTTGTGTTCTGCTTCGCCTTGGGTGTCttccgtcgtcgagctcctgctcTGGCTCGAAACAGGAGAGGTACTGAGAAATGACGACTGCCTCGTCATAAACGAGTTGCGGTAGAATTGTGGCTGCGCAGAGTAGGGGGAGGCCGCCCGTTGCGGCTGCGGCAGGAGAGTGGCGAGATGTTGAGGGCGCCCAAGAGGGATCTGAGTCTGATGTCCTCGGGGGGATGAACTCTGGCAAGCGTTCCGAGAGCTCGAAAACGGTCGCTGGCGAGCAGGTTCTGGGTTTGAGGGCCGAGCGGGAAGCCGTATATGCAGTGGCTTGTTCGGCAGTGACAGCAGaggtcggcttcgtcgagtTGCATGCATGGTGAAGGCTTTAGGTTAAAGAGCTGCAGCAACTTGACAGGCCGGGTTGCAATGATGTAATCGCTGGTGCAGGAAAAAACGGACGCTGCACCATGCAGCAAGTGCGGGGCATTGAGGCCTCTCTCTTGTAACAAAAGGCGGCCTGTTCCGTGTAACATTAACGAATTTTACATCCAAAGGAACGAGAGGACCATCGGGCAAAGACCAGCACCACACCAAGAGATGACCAAAACAACTTGAATGCCTACGCTTTACACGGGATAACGACATCATCACCTCACACAAGCAGTCAATGGCAATTGGTTCATTTTCCCATTTCACTCATGCAGCCCTTTTCCTCAGCTGTCGAAGCTAATAGAAAAAAATCCGAATCCCCGAACCAGAGAGCAACGAGAACCGTGACACCAATGCCATTGTAAGAACGACGAAAAGACACTCAAGGAAAGGATTAGGCGTAAACAGCTTATGAGCTGGCCGCCAGATCCTTCTTGAGGGTACCCTGgatctgcttcttctccgccGGCGTCTGGAAAGCACCGTGTCCGAACTCGGACGAGGTATCGATCCACTTGAGCTCGACCTTCTCGAGCGCCCTGCGCGACTTCTGGGGGAAGAGCGACTTGCGCAGAGTCATGACACGCTTCTTGGTGCCCGGAACGGAGCCCTTGACCATGACGAAGTCGTTGTTGACCTCGCCGTAGCGGACGAAGCCACCCATCCTGTGTACAGTTAGCGACTCGGATCACCCAGCATGGCGTGCAGCAGGACTGGTGAAAAACGTACGGGGTGatcttcttcttggtgaCATCGAtctcggtggcggcgttgtcgtcggcgtcgcccttgCCGATGCGGTAGATCTTGTGGTTGACCGAGGTACGGTGGTGGTAGCCCTGCTGACCAGCGCGGGCGACCGTCCACTGCACGTGCGACGGGTGCCAGGCACCAATGCAAGCAACCTTGCGGAGACCCTTGTGGGTCTTGCGAGGCAGCTTCTTGGTGCCCCAGCGGGCGGTGACGCCGGAGAAGCCGTGGCCCTTGGTGACGGCAATGACGTCGATCATCTCGTCCTTCTCGAAGATGGTGTCGATCGACACGGGCTTCTCGAAGAGGGCCTGGCCGAAGGCGACCTTGTCGGCGACCGAGCCACCGTTGATCTGGATCTCCATGAGGTgggccttcttctgcttGAGGGGCGTCTTGCGGATCTGGGTGTGCGCCAGGACGCGGACGACGGTGCAGTACTTCTTgatgcgctcgagctcgcgggtgATCGAGGCACCGTTGTTCTCAGCGTACTTCTTGGCGTACTTGGTGaaggccttcttcttgctcttgtACCAGTTCTTGTAGAAGCGGCGCTTGACCTCGTCGCTGAGATGCTCAGCCCAGACCGTGGTCAGGGAGCGCAGGCCACGAGGAGTCTCGATGTACTATATGGAGGGTTAGATATCATCACTCGGCCCTCTTGCTCGAGGTCACCCTCGGCCGGACAGCAATGACTTACGCCAACCAGACCCACAACCACCATCTATTAAAGATGTTAGCCATTGACACAAAAACTGCCAAGCGGGCTGGGTTGCGCGTACAGGCGGGGTATCAATGATTGTCACAGCCTCAACGACCTCCTTCTTGTGAGccttggcgccggggcggtccAGGTCGCGGACGATCGTGGTCATGCCGGCCTTGTAGCCCATCGCGGCGGTCAGGTGGACCGGCTTCTTAGGGTCGTCCTTGGGGAAGCTGTCCAAAAGATGCCAATCATTAGCTTCGGTTCGTCTCGGACCGGGAGCAGAAGAAACCGGGTGTCCGTCGAGAGAACTATCTACTTACGACTTGACCTTGCCCCTGTGGCGGGCAGCACGCTTGCGGGGCAGGTAGCCCAGCGAGCCATGGCGAGGGGCCTCGTACTCTGCCAGAGGTCAGCTTCTTGCGTCCGTTCGGGGTGCCGTAGAATCGAATCGTTCCCCGATGCGGGCGCATGGTCCGTTCTCCGCGAGAATCCGGTCGGTTGCAAAAGTCGGCGGGAGATTTCTTCGCATTGAAGGACCAGGCGATCCGGGGAACGAAGAGATCTGGGGTTCACTCACTCCTGTGAGACATGGTGACTGGTGTCTGCGGTTGGCGTGATGGTTGTTGAAAATTCCcccggggccgacgacgaagaggaaaaaaaaggtggAGGAATTTGATGTGGGATTTTTGTGTGGGAATTGCAGCGGCAGGTGCTCGGACCAATGACAGCGGAGCCCTAACCTGGGTTCAAGATGGTGGGGCATCGAGTGAGCTATATCACGTGATCTTTTCGAGCtagagggttagggttgttGTAGAAgaccccctctccccgatCACATGACTTCTGATGGCTGGGGACCCGCACCGCAAGCATCAGGACTACTACCACTTATGAAACCTTCAAGTCCACGCATCGTGGAGCCATCTACAGAGGGAACGCAAGCGCCAGTCAAGTTTTTCAATCCATAACACCAGAAATACCCAGAGAAAACAAGACACGGCTTTCCCCAATTCCCATGTCTTTTTCAATTGATAACAGTTCGGCCACCTGCCACCTCCCGAAAACGCCAGGTACAGGTCAGAATCATAGCTACCGACACTCACATCGAGACACTTCGGGTGAGCAAGGAGAGAATAATGCCTCCGTTCGACGACACTACCCTACCAAGAACCTGTCCATCCACCATCCCATATCAACCACGCTCAAACAACGGACTCACTCCATCCATCTCTTCAAACAAAGCTAATAGAATAGTAAAAGACAAGAACTAAATCAATGAACAAGGGGGAAATAGTAAACCCCAAGCCGTCCCCAACATCATCACCAACCGTCATCTCCATCGCGTGACCTTCTCAAACCCCCTAGTTCCCATTCACCCCCGCAGGCGCCCCGTTCTTCATCTCTGTGGTTGTAGCCGAGTTCGGCGCTgacccgctcccgcccggtCCAGGCGCGACCTTCTTATCCtcttcatcatcgtcatAATTATCCTCGGTCTCGATCTTCCTCGCGGCACGCTCCGGTTCGCCCACCatcggcggaggcggaggagggtgagaCGCGCTGGAATGTTGCTCCAGACGCCTCGCCTCCTCAGGGCCGGCCGAGTAGTCCTTCTTGACAGGCCCcggtccggcgccggcagggCCCTGAGGCCCGTTGCTAGCGGGTCCGTCGTGCATGAGACCTTGCATGGATGAGGGGCCACTAGACGGGG belongs to Remersonia thermophila strain ATCC 22073 chromosome 6, whole genome shotgun sequence and includes:
- a CDS encoding 60S ribosomal protein uL3, with translation MSHRKYEAPRHGSLGYLPRKRAARHRGKVKSFPKDDPKKPVHLTAAMGYKAGMTTIVRDLDRPGAKAHKKEVVEAVTIIDTPPMVVVGLVGYIETPRGLRSLTTVWAEHLSDEVKRRFYKNWYKSKKKAFTKYAKKYAENNGASITRELERIKKYCTVVRVLAHTQIRKTPLKQKKAHLMEIQINGGSVADKVAFGQALFEKPVSIDTIFEKDEMIDVIAVTKGHGFSGVTARWGTKKLPRKTHKGLRKVACIGAWHPSHVQWTVARAGQQGYHHRTSVNHKIYRIGKGDADDNAATEIDVTKKKITPMGGFVRYGEVNNDFVMVKGSVPGTKKRVMTLRKSLFPQKSRRALEKVELKWIDTSSEFGHGAFQTPAEKKQIQGTLKKDLAASS